A genomic window from Sporosarcina sp. Marseille-Q4063 includes:
- a CDS encoding Gfo/Idh/MocA family oxidoreductase has protein sequence MSKKYVLIGTGGRAEFFYGAMVEDYRETCQLVAFCDVNQTRMDYSNSLLEDKYDHPKINTYLASEFEKMIEIEKPDIVIVTTVDRTHHTYIVRALELGCDVITEKPMTVDAEKTQEIIDAINRTGREVRVTFNYRYAPHNTKIRELIRDGVIGDVYSVNFEWALDTQHGADYFRRWHRNKNNSGGLLVHKSTHHFDLVNFWLDSTPETVYATGGLRFYGKENAEARGETKFYQRAHGSENAKDDPFAIQLEENDHLKALYLDAEKDDGYQRDQSVFGDGIDIEDTLGVMVTYKNKAILTYSLNAYLPWEGFIVSFNGSKGRIEVQVREQSYINSGGSKSDEGKLKEKSVRVLPMFDEPYEVEVVEGKGGHGGGDPILLQDLFGEPAEDEFNRAASHIDGATSILTGIAGNISLKTGQAVKVEGLVKF, from the coding sequence ATGAGTAAGAAATACGTATTAATCGGTACTGGCGGTCGAGCTGAATTTTTCTACGGCGCAATGGTCGAAGATTACAGAGAGACTTGTCAGTTAGTTGCTTTTTGTGATGTTAACCAAACGAGAATGGATTATTCAAATAGCTTATTAGAAGACAAATATGATCACCCGAAAATCAATACTTATTTAGCAAGTGAATTTGAAAAAATGATTGAAATCGAAAAACCGGATATTGTGATTGTGACAACTGTTGACCGAACACATCATACATATATTGTTCGTGCACTTGAACTTGGTTGCGATGTAATTACTGAAAAACCGATGACAGTCGATGCTGAGAAAACACAAGAAATTATCGATGCGATTAACCGTACAGGTCGCGAAGTTCGTGTAACTTTCAACTATCGTTATGCGCCGCATAATACGAAAATCAGGGAATTGATACGCGATGGTGTGATTGGCGATGTGTATTCCGTGAATTTCGAATGGGCATTGGATACGCAGCATGGTGCGGATTATTTCCGTAGATGGCATCGTAACAAAAATAATAGTGGTGGACTACTTGTTCATAAATCGACGCACCATTTTGATTTGGTTAATTTCTGGTTGGATTCGACTCCAGAGACTGTATATGCGACGGGTGGACTTCGTTTTTACGGCAAAGAAAATGCCGAAGCAAGAGGGGAAACTAAGTTCTATCAACGTGCACATGGCAGCGAAAATGCGAAGGACGATCCATTTGCGATTCAATTGGAAGAGAATGATCATTTGAAGGCGTTGTATTTGGATGCTGAAAAAGATGATGGCTACCAACGTGATCAAAGTGTCTTCGGGGATGGTATTGATATTGAAGATACATTAGGCGTGATGGTTACTTATAAGAATAAAGCCATTTTAACTTATTCTTTAAATGCTTATTTGCCTTGGGAAGGGTTTATCGTTTCCTTTAATGGCAGCAAAGGAAGAATCGAAGTGCAAGTTCGAGAACAATCCTATATAAATTCCGGTGGTTCAAAGAGTGATGAAGGTAAGCTGAAAGAGAAGTCGGTCAGAGTTTTACCGATGTTCGACGAGCCATACGAGGTTGAAGTTGTAGAAGGAAAAGGCGGCCACGGCGGTGGAGATCCAATTCTATTACAAGACCTTTTCGGTGAACCGGCAGAAGATGAGTTCAACCGAGCAGCATCACATATCGACGGCGCAACATCCATCCTAACCGGAATCGCTGGCAACATCTCACTGAAAACAGGTCAAGCTGTTAAAGTGGAGGGCTTGGTTAAGTTTTAA
- a CDS encoding IS3 family transposase (programmed frameshift) produces MSKYTKEFKLLVAKRYEHENISYRDLAEKVGVDNSVIRYWVLLFRHHGDNAFDFPYTNYPGAFKLRVIQFINETDYSIREASAIFHIPDPSMVRRWKKRWETAGEGALEIKEKGPSTMKSRNQKKSTSKDLVDQSREAMEKELEYLRMENAYLKKLGSLSSGRKITKKIKTKVIFLLRHEFPVNKMVKIAGIARSTYYNIVNSFKQPDPDRKWKRRINFIYHRHKGRLGYRRITDVLNEKGHTINKKKVLRIMRDLGLQCIVRMKKYKSYKGAFGKAVPNILNRNFKAEKPNEKWVTDVTEFKLFGQKLYLSPILDLFNGEIITYTLQSRPTFDLVETMLKQSLEYVKEDDELLIHSDQGWHYRMPQYCQILKEYNITQSMSRKGNCYDNAVIENFFGILKYEFLFLQEFDDLEHFKEELEQYIYYYNHLRIKSRLERKSPMGYRKKYELAA; encoded by the exons ATGTCCAAGTATACAAAAGAATTTAAACTTCTAGTAGCCAAACGTTATGAACATGAAAATATTAGTTACCGAGACCTGGCAGAAAAGGTCGGAGTCGACAACTCTGTAATTCGTTACTGGGTGCTACTGTTTCGACATCATGGTGATAATGCATTCGATTTTCCCTATACAAACTATCCAGGAGCCTTTAAACTAAGGGTAATTCAATTTATCAATGAAACGGATTACTCTATTCGAGAGGCATCGGCTATTTTCCATATCCCGGATCCTAGTATGGTTCGTAGGTGGAAGAAAAGGTGGGAGACAGCTGGTGAAGGTGCCCTTGAAATAAAAGAAAAGGGGCCTTCTACAATGAAATCTCGCAATCAAAAGAAAAGCACTTCCAAAGATCTTGTCGACCAATCAAGAGAAGCCATGGAAAAAGAACTCGAATATCTTCGTATGGAGAATGCCTATCTAAAAAAGCTGG GAAGCCTTAGTTCAGGAAGAAAGATCACCAAAAAGATTAAAACGAAAGTAATATTTCTACTAAGGCATGAATTCCCAGTGAACAAGATGGTAAAGATAGCCGGTATTGCAAGAAGCACCTACTACAACATCGTAAATAGTTTCAAGCAGCCAGACCCCGACCGGAAGTGGAAGAGAAGAATCAACTTCATCTACCACCGACACAAAGGGCGCCTTGGGTATCGACGCATCACCGACGTCCTGAACGAAAAAGGACACACGATAAACAAGAAGAAAGTTCTTCGGATTATGCGAGACCTGGGGCTTCAATGTATTGTCCGAATGAAGAAGTACAAATCCTATAAAGGTGCATTCGGGAAAGCAGTCCCAAATATCTTGAACCGCAATTTCAAAGCGGAAAAACCCAACGAAAAATGGGTTACAGACGTTACAGAATTTAAATTATTTGGACAGAAATTATATCTCTCTCCTATTTTAGACCTGTTCAACGGCGAAATCATTACCTATACGCTTCAATCGAGGCCTACGTTTGATTTAGTGGAAACAATGTTAAAGCAGTCACTTGAATACGTAAAAGAAGACGATGAGCTCTTGATCCACTCAGATCAAGGCTGGCATTATCGAATGCCACAATATTGTCAGATACTAAAGGAATACAACATCACACAGAGCATGTCGCGAAAAGGAAACTGTTACGACAATGCCGTCATCGAGAACTTTTTCGGAATCCTTAAATATGAATTCCTGTTCCTGCAGGAGTTCGATGATCTTGAACACTTTAAAGAGGAACTAGAACAGTATATCTATTATTATAATCATTTAAGAATCAAGTCCAGATTAGAGCGGAAAAGCCCAATGGGCTATCGGAAAAAATACGAACTCGCTGCTTAG
- a CDS encoding YesL family protein, whose translation MQLMGMTGKFFRVCEVISKLAYVNLLWIFFTVLGLGVFGFMPATIALFAVTRKWVMGDKYVPVFKTFWTTYRSEFFKSTLFGVVLFVIGYIIYFDLVILPTGGLFNLLRLGVFIFGLLYAIVLLYIFPLYVHYDWKKRLYLKYALILGASHPHFTLLILAGIAALYYTVITIPGLIPFFSVSILAYIIMWTAYQVMRKMEISQGIDHEAVVTNQVVEAK comes from the coding sequence ATGCAATTAATGGGAATGACGGGTAAATTTTTCAGAGTGTGCGAGGTTATCTCTAAATTGGCCTATGTAAATTTATTATGGATCTTTTTCACGGTACTCGGATTAGGTGTATTTGGTTTCATGCCTGCTACGATTGCTCTTTTTGCAGTTACACGGAAATGGGTAATGGGCGATAAATACGTTCCGGTATTTAAAACGTTTTGGACGACTTACCGCAGCGAATTTTTCAAATCAACATTATTTGGGGTTGTTTTGTTTGTAATCGGTTACATAATCTATTTCGATCTTGTCATATTGCCGACAGGCGGTTTATTTAATCTGCTACGTCTTGGTGTGTTTATCTTTGGACTTCTGTACGCGATCGTATTGCTCTATATTTTCCCGCTTTATGTGCATTATGATTGGAAGAAAAGATTGTACTTGAAATATGCACTCATTCTCGGTGCATCCCACCCTCATTTTACCTTATTGATATTAGCAGGAATTGCCGCTTTGTATTACACGGTGATCACAATTCCGGGGCTGATTCCATTTTTCAGCGTAAGTATTCTTGCGTATATTATTATGTGGACTGCGTATCAAGTCATGAGGAAAATGGAAATTTCGCAAGGAATTGATCATGAAGCTGTAGTGACAAATCAAGTTGTCGAAGCAAAGTAA